In the Streptomyces coeruleoprunus genome, TGAACCCGGCCCACTTGCTGTAGCTGCCGCGGGTGCCCTCGGGGTCGTGGTGGGCGTCGGCGTCCCAGCGGTCGGCGGGCACCTCCCGGATGCAGTGCCGGCCCGCGACGAGGTTGTCCCACAGCTCGCCGACCGTTCCGGCCAGCGGGTAGCGGCCGGCGACGCCGACGATGGCGATGCCGTCGGCCGCGGGTGTCTGGGCGGGGGCGGAAGCTCGTGCCAGCAGGCTCAGCAGCAGCTTGCGCTTGTCGTCCACGGTTGCTCTCTCTCACAGGTCATCGGTCGGCCGCTGCGGGCCGGGGCGTAGCGCCGCTGGGGTCCCGGCGCGGGCGGGCGCCGGGACCGGGTGCTGAGGACGGGGGCCCTGCCGAGGGGCCGTCAGGCGGTGGTGTGGTGACGGGCCGCTGCTCGCTGGGCCCGCCTCGATGTGCGGGCGGCGGGCGTGCCGGGGCTCTCGGGGCCGGGCGTGAAGCCCATGAGTTCGGTGAGGTTGTCCACGAACGTGCGGATCGTGGGGAACTCGACGAACGACGTCGCCGGGACCTCGAAGTCCAGTTCCTCGCCGAGCTTGGCGACGACCTCGATGAGCACCAGCGAGTCCAGGCCCAGATCGAAGAGGTTGGTGTCCAGGGCGGCGAGGTGGCGGCCGCCGAGGACCTTGCCGATCTCCTCGACCAGGTAGTCCGTGATGAGCCCGGCGTTGTGCCGCGGGTCCTCCGGGTCGAGGCGGTCGACGAGCCGGTCGGTGTCCCGCGGGGCGGGGGCGGTGGTGTGGGCGCCGGGCTCGACCCAGTGCCGGCGCCGTTCGAAGCGGTGGGTCGGCAGCGGCACGCGGCGGACCTCGCTGTCGGCGTGGACGGCCGCGAAGTCGAGGTCGGCGCCGAGCACCCACTGGTCCGCCGCGAGCGTCAGCAGGTGGGCCGTGCCGGCCGGTTCGCCATCGGCCGGGGCGAGCCGGGCCGCGTGGCGTCCGGTGCCGTCGAGCAGCGCGTCGAGGGCCGGCGGGGCGGCGGGTCCGGTCCAGGCGTCGGCCAGGCGGCTCTCGTCCTCGGTCATCCAGCGGCCGGTGCGCGGGGACACGACGGGCAGCCGCGGCGGTGCGAAGCGGGCCGGCCGGGTCCCGTCGGCGAGGGCCAGCGCGTCGGCGAGGGGCAGGGCCTCGGCGAGGGCGGCGGCGACGGCCAGGCCGGTGCCCTCCGCGGCGAGCCCGGCGGGGGTGACGCCCCAGGCGACGAGGGTGGCGGCGAGCGCGTACTCGTGGACGAACGCGGCGCGCGGGCCGGCCTCGCCGAGGACGGTCGCGGCCTCGCCGGGCCGGCCGAGGGCGGTGGCGCACGCGTCGGCGGCGGACCGGTACGCGGACACCGAGCCGTACAGCTCGGCGCTGTCGGCCGGGTCGGCTCCGGTGGCCGTCAGGACGAACACGGGTCCGCCCGGTTCGCGCCCGGCCACGCCCTGCCGCAGCCGCTCCTCGTCGCCGAGGGCGAGGGCCATGGCGGCGTCCCGGGTGCCGCGGGCGACCAGGGCGAGCCGGTGGGAGTGGGCGCGGCGGCCGAGGCCGAGGGTCTGCGCGACGGCGCCCAGGTCGAGGTCCGGGTGGAGCTTGAGGTGGCGGGCCAGCGCGGTGGCGGCCTGCTTCAGGGCGGCCTCGGAGCGGGCGGACAGGACCAGCAGCTCGCGGTCGCGGCCGCGCGGGGCGGCGGTCCTGGCCGGGGGCTCCTGGAGGATGACGTGGGCGTTGGTGCCGCCGATGCCGAAGGAGCTGACGCCGGCGCGGCGGGGGCCTTCGGCGTCGTCCCACTCGGTGGTGGCGGTGCTGACGAAGAAGGGGCTCGACGCGAAGTCGATGTCCGGGTTGGGAGAGGTGAAGTGGAGGCTGGGCACCAGGGTGCGGTGCTCCAGCATCAGCGCGGTCTTGATGAGGCCGGCCATGCCGGCGGCGGTGTCGAGGTGGCCGATGTTGGTCTTCACGGAGCCGAGCGCGCAGTAGCCGGTGCGGTCGGTGCCCTGGCGGAACGCCTCGGTGAGCGCGGCGACCTCGATGGGGTCGCCGAGGGGGGTGCCCGTGCCGTGCGCCTCGACGTAGCCGATGGTGTCGGGCTCGACGTCGGCGACCTCCTGGGCGTCGGCGATGACGGCGGCCTGGCCGGCGATGCTGGGCGCGGTGTAGCCGGTCTTGCCGGAGCCGTCGTTGTTGATGGCGGAGCCCTTGATGACGGCGTGGATCCAGTCGCCGTCGGCCAGGGCCTCCTTGAGGCGCTTGAGGACGACGGCGCCGGCGCCGCTGCCGATGACGGTGCCTCGGGCGTCGGCGTCGAAGGCGCGGCAGTGGCCGTCCGGCGAGAAGATCATGCCTTCCTGGTACTGGTAGCCCTGCTGCGGCGGGCCCAGGTGCACGGCGCCGACGAGGGCGAGGTCGCACTCGCCGCCCAGCAGCGCCAGGCACGCGGTGTGCACGGCGACGAGGGACGTGGAGCAGGCGGTGTTGATGTTGACGCTGGGGCCGCGCAGGTCGAGCTTGTACGAGACGCGGGTGGCGAGGAAGTCCTTGTCGTTGGCGAGCATCAGCCGGTAGTGGTCCACGGAGGACGCGGCCCGGTAGCGCTCGCCCAGGTTGTGCAGCAGGTAGGTGTTCATGCCCGCGCCGACGTAGACGCCGATGTGGCCGTCGGTGCGGTCGGGGTCGTAGCCGGCCCGCTCCAGCGCTTCGAGGGCGCACTCCAGGAAGACGCGGTGCTGCGGGTCGAGGATCTCGGCCTCGTCCTGGGTGAACTGGAACAGCTCGGAGTCGAACAGGTCGACACCGGGGATGGTCTGCCCGGCCTTGACGTAGCGCGGGTCGGCGAGCCGCTCGGCGGGCACGCCGGCCGCGAGCAGCTCCTCGTCGGTGTAGCGGGTCAGGGTCTCGCGGCCCTCGCGCAGCAC is a window encoding:
- a CDS encoding type I polyketide synthase — its product is MTYSDSDVAIVGMACRFPGADSVDRFWDVLREGRETLTRYTDEELLAAGVPAERLADPRYVKAGQTIPGVDLFDSELFQFTQDEAEILDPQHRVFLECALEALERAGYDPDRTDGHIGVYVGAGMNTYLLHNLGERYRAASSVDHYRLMLANDKDFLATRVSYKLDLRGPSVNINTACSTSLVAVHTACLALLGGECDLALVGAVHLGPPQQGYQYQEGMIFSPDGHCRAFDADARGTVIGSGAGAVVLKRLKEALADGDWIHAVIKGSAINNDGSGKTGYTAPSIAGQAAVIADAQEVADVEPDTIGYVEAHGTGTPLGDPIEVAALTEAFRQGTDRTGYCALGSVKTNIGHLDTAAGMAGLIKTALMLEHRTLVPSLHFTSPNPDIDFASSPFFVSTATTEWDDAEGPRRAGVSSFGIGGTNAHVILQEPPARTAAPRGRDRELLVLSARSEAALKQAATALARHLKLHPDLDLGAVAQTLGLGRRAHSHRLALVARGTRDAAMALALGDEERLRQGVAGREPGGPVFVLTATGADPADSAELYGSVSAYRSAADACATALGRPGEAATVLGEAGPRAAFVHEYALAATLVAWGVTPAGLAAEGTGLAVAAALAEALPLADALALADGTRPARFAPPRLPVVSPRTGRWMTEDESRLADAWTGPAAPPALDALLDGTGRHAARLAPADGEPAGTAHLLTLAADQWVLGADLDFAAVHADSEVRRVPLPTHRFERRRHWVEPGAHTTAPAPRDTDRLVDRLDPEDPRHNAGLITDYLVEEIGKVLGGRHLAALDTNLFDLGLDSLVLIEVVAKLGEELDFEVPATSFVEFPTIRTFVDNLTELMGFTPGPESPGTPAARTSRRAQRAAARHHTTA